One stretch of Zonotrichia leucophrys gambelii isolate GWCS_2022_RI chromosome 13, RI_Zleu_2.0, whole genome shotgun sequence DNA includes these proteins:
- the DND1 gene encoding dead end protein homolog 1 isoform X1 produces the protein MDEKTWKNKINEANKMALLAWEKETGIELVQINGQRRYGGPPPGWVGGPPPAGTEVYIARLPQDIYEDTLLPLFGSVGRLYEFRLMMTFSGMNRGFAYARYACRQDARRAIATFHRFQLRRGCAIVVCWSTQKRELLVSGLGASVSQQKLEATLQRVTEGICSVTLHASPSQKQAKLAVLKYRSHQAAALAKKALMEGTLRLGKAKMTVEWLNPQLKQKLQLCEEEPPSSWVQGGESPAVPPLPSLQNVLDCLNALCWKHHLRTPLIRTKCVQVNPNGWQRFWYQVAIPGSQVPISGFMWISPDRQGQSEHEKAKVVAALYVLRALAESLGAS, from the exons ATGGACGAGAAG ACATGGAAGAACAAAATCAACGAGGCCAACAAGATGGCCCTGCTGGCCTGGGAGAAGGAGACGGGCATCGAGCTGGTGCAGATCAACGGGCAGAGGCGCTACGGGGGCCCTCCCCCAG GCTGGGTGGGCGGCCCGCCGCCGGCCGGCACCGAGGTGTACATCGCCAGGCTGCCGCAGGACATCTATGAGGACACGCTGCTGCCGCTGTTCGGGAGCGTGGGGCGGCTCTACGAGTTCCGCCTGATGATGACGTTCAGCGGGATGAACCGCGGCTTCGCCTACGCCCGCTACGCGTGCCGGCAGGACGCGCGCCGCGCCATCGCCACCTTCCACCGCTTCCAGCTGCGCCGCGGCTGCGCCATCGTCGTCTGCTGGAGCACGCAGAAGCGCGAGCTGCTCGTCAGCGGCCTGGGCGCCTCGGTGAGCCAGCAGAAGCTGGAGGCCACCCTGCAGAGGGTCACCGAGGGCATCTGTAGCGTCACCCTGCACGCCAGCCCCTCCCAGAAACAGGCCAAGCTCGCAGTACTGAAGTACAGGTCGCaccaggctgctgccctggccaaGAAAGCTCTGATGGAAG GGACCCTGAGGCTCGGGAAAGCAAAGATGACGGTGGAATGGCTGAATCCCCAGCtgaagcagaagctgcagctctgtgaggagGAGCCACCATCCAGCTGGGTGCAGGGAGGtgagagcccagcagtgcccccgCTTCCGTCGCTGCAGAACGTGCTGGACTGCCTGAACGCGCTGTGCTGGAAGCATCACCTGAGGACACCCCTGATCAGGACCAAGTGTGTCCAGGTGAACCCCAACGGGTGGCAGCGCTTCTGGTACCAAGTGGCCATCCCGGGGTCCCAGGTGCCCATCAGTGGCTTCATGTGGATCTCACCAGACAGGCAGGGCCAGAGCGAGCACGAGAAGGCCAAGGTGGTGGCAGCCCTGTACGTTCTGCGGGCGTTGGCTGAGTCCTTG GGTGCCAGCTGA
- the DND1 gene encoding dead end protein homolog 1 isoform X2: MDEKTWKNKINEANKMALLAWEKETGIELVQINGQRRYGGPPPGWVGGPPPAGTEVYIARLPQDIYEDTLLPLFGSVGRLYEFRLMMTFSGMNRGFAYARYACRQDARRAIATFHRFQLRRGCAIVVCWSTQKRELLVSGLGASVSQQKLEATLQRVTEGICSVTLHASPSQKQAKLAVLKYRSHQAAALAKKALMEGTLRLGKAKMTVEWLNPQLKQKLQLCEEEPPSSWVQGGESPAVPPLPSLQNVLDCLNALCWKHHLRTPLIRTKCVQVNPNGWQRFWYQVAIPGSQVPISGFMWISPDRQGQSEHEKAKVVAALVPAEVAAALPQPRLSPSPAGLLAVFQHSLELFASVLRAGSGG, encoded by the exons ATGGACGAGAAG ACATGGAAGAACAAAATCAACGAGGCCAACAAGATGGCCCTGCTGGCCTGGGAGAAGGAGACGGGCATCGAGCTGGTGCAGATCAACGGGCAGAGGCGCTACGGGGGCCCTCCCCCAG GCTGGGTGGGCGGCCCGCCGCCGGCCGGCACCGAGGTGTACATCGCCAGGCTGCCGCAGGACATCTATGAGGACACGCTGCTGCCGCTGTTCGGGAGCGTGGGGCGGCTCTACGAGTTCCGCCTGATGATGACGTTCAGCGGGATGAACCGCGGCTTCGCCTACGCCCGCTACGCGTGCCGGCAGGACGCGCGCCGCGCCATCGCCACCTTCCACCGCTTCCAGCTGCGCCGCGGCTGCGCCATCGTCGTCTGCTGGAGCACGCAGAAGCGCGAGCTGCTCGTCAGCGGCCTGGGCGCCTCGGTGAGCCAGCAGAAGCTGGAGGCCACCCTGCAGAGGGTCACCGAGGGCATCTGTAGCGTCACCCTGCACGCCAGCCCCTCCCAGAAACAGGCCAAGCTCGCAGTACTGAAGTACAGGTCGCaccaggctgctgccctggccaaGAAAGCTCTGATGGAAG GGACCCTGAGGCTCGGGAAAGCAAAGATGACGGTGGAATGGCTGAATCCCCAGCtgaagcagaagctgcagctctgtgaggagGAGCCACCATCCAGCTGGGTGCAGGGAGGtgagagcccagcagtgcccccgCTTCCGTCGCTGCAGAACGTGCTGGACTGCCTGAACGCGCTGTGCTGGAAGCATCACCTGAGGACACCCCTGATCAGGACCAAGTGTGTCCAGGTGAACCCCAACGGGTGGCAGCGCTTCTGGTACCAAGTGGCCATCCCGGGGTCCCAGGTGCCCATCAGTGGCTTCATGTGGATCTCACCAGACAGGCAGGGCCAGAGCGAGCACGAGAAGGCCAAGGTGGTGGCAGCCCT GGTGCCAGCTGAAGTAGCAGCTGCTCTACCACAGCCACGactgagccccagccctgctgggctcctggccGTGTTCCAGCATTCCTTGGAGTTATTTGCATCAGTTTTGAGAGCTGGCTCTGGAGGATAA